Within the Carassius gibelio isolate Cgi1373 ecotype wild population from Czech Republic chromosome B15, carGib1.2-hapl.c, whole genome shotgun sequence genome, the region CAGCAAAGAGGAAACCACACACCTCCCTCTGTAGAGCTCTACAGAGTCCACTGTCATCAGTCAGGCCTACTTCCTTGAATTCAAGCCACATTTGACATTTAAACTAACCATTTGTAGGACCATTCCACTTGTCTGACACAATATTTTCCTCCAAGAGTATTTCCCTTGAATCAGATATACAAATTAAGTTGCTGAGAATAGCCTCAAGACCTTTTTACACACTGTGGGTCATGCAGTATTTCACACTTTATATATTTGGAGACTAGCATGCTGTAGTCAGGAAGTGCGTCGGCATCATGTTGTACCACTTATAGATTTGTTCTCTAAACCACAGGTGCTGAAGAGTTGTGGCTTATTGTTCTGAAGAGCACCTCAGCCTCAGTGGTCTTCGTGCATGCTCGCACATTATTGTCTGATGCAGTAGAAGGTTAGACAATGGTGTGCATTGCATAATGAGCTCTGCCTGGGGACCTGCAATTTTAATTGTCTTTTCTACAAGGTGACAAAAACATCTTTAACACATTTGCTTTTCAGGTCTCTCATTTAAACGATTAAGAAGACGTCGTCTAGTTGACAATTAAGGTATATGGttgtattattttcaaaaaaatctcatttgaatttgtttttaaataacttttgtcttgcattttcttctctttcagTTCTGATGAAACATCTCACTCAGATTTTTAAACAACATGTGATGCTATTGGGGTCATTATGGATAACAGTAAGCTTTTcttctcggtgtgtgtgtgtgtttgtgtgaatctaTCTGCTTTTATCAAATTATCTAAACCATATGCATGcttcaacattttatgtttcaAATTATACTGAAAAGATTATACAAATCCATCACATAAAACGTATTTTTCTTCCTTTACAGATCTTGATATAGGACACACAATTTTAATCTGCATCTACGCCGTTACCGTTTTCTTCATGGTTGTACTTGGATGCCTTTGCATAAACAAGTACATTTTAACATctacatatttaacaaaaaaatgtttttaataatttaaacaaatcattaGATTTAACTCAAAactcttaatatttatttaaacttgttatatatatatatcaaatcatATTTCTTTCCTTAGGTATCGTTCAATGAAGAAGGTCATATGGGAGCTGAGGCAAAAGAGGCCGTCTGTCCCCCAGGTTGCTTCCCAAGATTCTCCCCCTCCATCTCCCAACATCCTGAATATTCCTGAACTGCCTGACCGTATTACAGAGAGCCCATTACAGAGACAACCAACAAAATCCAGCTGTAGATTTCCCTGGAAGCCTCCACTACAGGTTTACtcaataaatgaaatatttgttgataaatgtaaataaaaaaggcaTAACAAATACGAAATGTGATTGACTTACTTAAACAATGCTTAAACAATGTAACTTGAAATGATCTTCAGGTTCCTCGGTTTACAAAGGCAGACCTAAACCTCATTCAGCTCATAAAGGCAGGTCGAGAAGGAGTCTTCTACAAAGCGAGAATTATGAGGGGCACATGCAGAGGCCATTCACTGGTCACTTGCAAAATTGGAAAAGAAGGTAGAAAACGACACGCAAAGGCATTTctgttaattaaatacatttaccaAAATGTGTGAATGTCTAAATGAAGATCCAGCAGTTGTTCAGATCTGCTGTTGTTTGCAGGTATCACCTCAAAGCAGATGGAAAATGAGGTTTCTATTATGAGAAAGCTGGCGTATCATAAAAATGTGATGCAGCTGCTGGACTGGAATACAGCGGAAGGTAGGATGTGTTGTGCTTTAGTATTATATGACTCTATTAAACCTTAAATGGATCCTTGCAGCTAGACAGTAAAATATAGACTAGGTCTTGCCTGTGCATAACTCACTGACACAGTTGTGTGATAGATGCCAGGATGTTGCTAAAGTTTTTCTGAATGTTTTACCATGTTGCATTGTGGTTGCTTGGGTGTTTAGTATGGTTGTTTACTGATCAAAATCAAAAGAGCTCACCCCGAGTCTGTGATAATCTCCTCCCAAAATATATATGgggacaaaaatatatttttcatggcTACAGATCCTAAAAAGTAAGAATCAATTTGTAGTCATGATTTACTAAAACATagggaacaaattcttaatttgtgaCCACAAACAAGGGAAGGAATTCTTAACTTGTAACCACTGTTTATTAAAAGAGGGAACAAATTCTTAACTTGTAACCACTGTTTATTAAAACAagggaacaaattcttaatttgtaaCCACTGTTTATTAACtgaacttttatttataaagtacTTTTTACACAGGGATAATTAAAACTCCAAAAAATAACATACAACTTACAAACCAACACAGCATGACACAAATATAATTCGTACAATGAAATAACTCATAACAGACCCACTCAAACGCCAAAAGCCTGATGAAATAAGTCTTTAAGTTCCTTTTAAAAATGTCTATAGTTGACGAAGACTTAATGAAAAGCGAACAAAGCATTCCAGAGTGTGGGAGCCTGAACTGAAGAAATCTCCATTACACCTTAAACGAGACCGTGGAACATTTAAGAGCAAGTTCTGAGAGAGCAGATGATTTACAGGAAACCAATGAAGAGAAATCAACACAGGTGTGTTACATGATCCCATTTTCCTGGTATTAGTTAAAGGTCCCATATTGTACACTTTTCTGgagttttattttaggttttgatgTCCGTAAGAATATATATTTGTGGTATAATTAGCAAAAACCATCTCATTATATTTTTACAACTCCTTTCTCAGGAGGTCTGCAGGTCGATTTTAGCttgtctaattaatattcatgagcctctcttctgattggcctgtTGTTTTCTGAGTGACGCATGGCCAGACCAACCACAGGTAACTAGGGTCAGCCGTAATCACAGCGCTAGCTGGAGACAGCAAAAGAAAGGGGAAACTGGAGGAGACAGATTTGACGTAATACTGCCTCAAATTAGAAATTTGATCTCATATCTGCTGCCACTGACAGACAAACACACCGATGACAGTTATGGTTAAACGCGTTAAAACGAGCGGACTGGACAGAAACGTTCGTCCAAAATGCTTGTTTGCAGCGCACACTtattgaaaaggttcaatatgTTTCTTGCATCTCGCGATGTCGTGtatgaaaatttttttttgcatgtgtgtaaaacaataaactgaagatttatatatatataatcatttgtaattgtatatacatttttgtgatttattgTGGCTGGAACTATAATGTAGATGTAAATATTGTTGCCTGCTGAAATAGAAATGTACATACATCTTCAACATGTTAGATAGATATGATAAGTTTGTCTTTACTGTATATGTTAGATGTGATCCACCTCATAGTAACAATCGTGTCAGATCATCCATCCTTTGAGTGAGAGTGTAACGTTACAGGTCGGCCGATCTGGTTTTGTGGTTTAAGTTAACCTTTTCGAcatgtttcagtgttgttgttgctCAGTGCTCAGCAATGCCGCACGGACTCGATGTTGTCTGGGGGTTTGACAGAAGGAGAGTGGGACAGTGGGCGGTGCTCGTGGTGGTGACTGTGTGGCTCTGACGTCAACTTTTTACGGAAGCCACAGCAGTTCGTGAAAAATCATAGATGCTTTATGTAGGCTGTGTGCTTTTTACTGTGGACTGACTGTTTTGAAATTTATATGCTAGTTAAATAGCCCCTAGACCTCAGTTATCGTGAAAAAGGCCAGGAAATTTCAACTTTGACAATATGGGACCTTTAAAAGTATTACTGCAGCATTTTGAACACTGAAGACGAGTAACCAGAAAATAATTTAGACCTTAATACGCAATAATCTTATCGTGTGGAAATTAAAGCATGTATAACAGTTTCCAGATCCTTGGTTGAAAGGataagtttaaatttaaataagttcCTCAACTGAACAAAAAGATGCTTTCCACAACACTGTTTGAATCAAAAATTACTTCTAAATTCTTCACAAAACCATGCTTGTCACCATGCTTGTTGTTTGATAAGAGACAAAACTCTCAACCAGTTCTTTCTCAGGGAGTCGATTCCCAAATATAATAAGCTCGATCTTATCCTCATTCAGTTTAATTAAAACAagggaacaaattcttaatttgtgaCTACTATTTACTAAaactagagcccctttcacactgccattccggcaaatacaggggtaaagtgttcctgtaattgttccctggtcgctagatttggcactttcacactgccagtgatgacccggtatatgtgcgtgctttcacacacaacccttgaagatcccgtaacgacacgtgacatcagcgcgtgacgtgtaatgtacgagtcgacaaagcttggcacgttatactttaactgaagcaagcaaacgatctctgcgtcagcgcggaaagtgaggaactaactgatctctgcttcattacagtttgcacatatgttttcgtcgcgaatgttgatcttccttcaaaacagccggtaaaaaagtcgcgcgataacgcgcgtcatcacttcgataccgaattagatctggcttttgttcacacagcgctcgttccggatcgattaccgcaatgttactatgtccccgacccgggttcgattcagtaatcaattccgggacgtggttgctttcacacagaaggcgaccaggcaatgttacgggaatattgcgggtccgacgtgcagtgtgaaaggggctcatgaGACAAATTCTTAAGTTGTAACTACTATGTATTAAATTGAAGGAACCAATTCTTAAGTTATAACAACTATTTACTAAAACAAGGGAACAAATTATTAAGTTGTAGCCACTGTTTattaaaatgagggaacaaattGTTAAGTTATAACCAATATTTACTAAAACAAGGGGCGAATTCTTAAATTAtgactaggggtgctccgatcacgatcggccgatcgttaatgcgcatctcgtcagtaaagccggttttctaatcagcggttaattccatcaggtgcgtgatttcacatagagcagctgttactacacagagccgttgttaactgagaagatgcgtcaaaaaacgctgaaaattaacgtgatttgcgcatcttctctattaacaacggctctgtgtagtaacagctgctctatgtgaaatcacgcacctgatggaattaaccgctgattagaaaaccggctttactgacgagatgcgcataacgatcggccgatcgtgatcggagcacccctaattataACCACTGTTTATTAAAACGAGGGAGCAAATTCTTAATTTGTAATGAATTTGTTTATGAAAACAAGGAAACCAATACTATTTTGTACCACTTTTTACTCAATTGAgagaacaaattcttaattctttCCCTCATTTTAGTAAATTGTGGCCACAAATTAAGTTGTAACCACTGTTTATTAAAACGAGGGGACGAATTCTCaatttatgctcacaatttactAAAATTAGGGATCAAATTCTTAATATGTctctactttttaataaaacaaggAAATTAATACTAATTTGGACCATTATTTAATAAATTGAGGGAACCAATAAAAAATCTTTACTAAAAAACAAAATCTTTAATTGTAGccacatattaataaaatgagtGAATGAATCCTTAATTTGTTTCCATGATTTACTAAAATGAGAAGAAATTCTTAATTCATGGCTATGACTTAATTAAAACAAGGTAACAAATTAATAAGTCATGAAATGTATTCACAATTTATGGTCAcgatttatatgtatttttcccCATACAGTATGTGCAGCGCTCTGTACTCAAGTCTATCCTGTTTTGGGGGGggtttggtgggggggggggctgttttATCATCATCCAAGTGAAAATTATAAGCCTGATCAATAAcaaaagaaatattttttctctTCAACAAGCCACGATTTATGACATCATTAACAAATCTCACTAAAAAGTTGTTTCCATCATGTGACTAGAACGCTGTTTCCTCAGAGCCGTATATGCTGATCATGGAGTTCATGAGCTACGGGACCCTGCGCAGTTTTGTTCAAAAAAACAAAGATGAGCTAACTGCCGACCCTGAACTGCAGAGCCAATTCACCATCGCCTCCTACCACATCGCCCTGGCCATGGAGCACTTACGCTCCAAAATGGTATCACCATCTGGCACAAACATAAAACAGCTGTTCTAAGTCATATTTACACTATATACATGAATGGTAAATGGAAAGAAAGATTTAGAACGTTTTCTGTATCATTCAGGTGGTGCACTGTGACCTTGCCTTAAGGAACATTCTGGTGAGCCAATTCCCATGGGAGGTGAAGGTAGCAGAGTTTGGCCTGGCCAGAGACTTGACCCGTATGAGGAGCAGACGCAGTAGCAGGAAAAAACAACACAAGGTGAACTATTCGCACCTGTCCATCCCACGTCCTTATTGCTCATCTCACTGATAATGAATGTGATCTCACAGGAGCGTGTGCCGCTGCGCTGGTATCCTCCAGAGTACTTCAGAAACAACTACTACAGCTTCAAGGGAGACGTCTGGGCATTTGGTATTGTGCTGTGGGAAATGCAGACATTCGGTAAGAATTATCTAACATGTTTGGTTGACTTGTTCAACATTTTTGAagaataaataacaaattttaaattttatatttcacaGGCACCTTGCCATATTCAAGTCTGAACACATCTGAGCAAGTGGTGTATAGTATCTGTGCTGGATGTAAGAACACTGTGCCCAACACCTGCCGTCCAGAAATGTTAGTGACAAGTTTTGTTTCctcaaattgtatatatataatacacacatacacatatatatatagatagatagatagatagatagataaataagataattatttatatatataattatattaagcaTATATAATTTCAgtagaatgaatatatatatatatatatatatatatatatatatatatatatatatatatatatatatataaatatataaacaaaaagaaatgtatagaatatatactacaaatttaataataataaaaaagctttatttttgttattgatcTGTCAGTATTTTAAATATGGTGCTTTTTTGTTTTCAAtagttaatttctttttttaaatgtagagaACAGATCATGCAAGACTGCTGGATGGATCCATACACAAATAGACCTTCATTTACAGACATTGTCAAGATCCTCGAGAGTGTCGTGGAGAGTGATGGGGTGAGTCATATTCGTCCTTGATCTACTTAAGCTTTACCTTTGTCCTATAGATAAGtgataaaacattattaatacgTTGCAGGATTATGTGGACGTTGACAACCAAAGGATCATGAATGCAGAGgaaaagtgaattaaaaaaaaatatgtaactagttgtttttacatttctgtaaGAATTCTGTAGCAATTGTTTTATCATTGTTCTCGTGTAACACCAAACTGTGTACAGACAtactttttgaatgtttttaaggatttcattttaaatatgcttCATTTGTTAACAGGAAGACATTACACAACTCTAATAACCAGCTGACAGTGTTTTTGACATGTTTCCAAGGATTGTTTTGAAAATAACatcaactaaaaaataaaaaagtctgtttgttttgattaacatactttttttattcacaccaaattatttcacaaaaaattgtTTGATATCAGTTTTCATAATTTAGTATTGTTACAAtagtaatatgtaataataataattttaaaaaattaattaatcaacATGTAATCATGTTTAAATAATTGGTCACTGCAGATCCATAATAATTTAAAGTGGGATCATGTTGAagtgtaaatgtcttttatttatttattgttttattttatcatgtCAGATGAAGGGCTTGGACCCGAAACGTTACACGTGGAGAGCAATCATTAAAATTGCTAAGGAGCATTTTCTGGTGTGCGGACTCATTGCTTGCCTTTATTTTATTGACActggttttaaatataatttaattataactgCAGCATTCATTTAGAAAAAACTTGAGTTGCTATGCTAGGTTTAGCAAGGCTTGTGTTTACGCTTCATGAGTTAAGGTGCAATCAGGAACCCGCCAACTTCAGGAATCAACAGAGCCGATGGACCAATGGAATGACAAAGATTAGATTTGACCGATTTGAAGGACCAATCAGAGACAGAGGAGTAACACGCTGCTCCACACTGACCACTGATGCGGTCTAACTGCTGCAATTCTGACAGAGGAGCAACTTGCCAAAAACGCTTACCATAATGTTTCTTCGCGctttagaaattatatttttattttactttttgtccCACATTCCAATTACTCTCATGATTGATCTTCAACCTTTGCTTCCTGAACATCTGTATCCTTCCAAGGTAAGTTTGCACCTTGTGCTGCACTCACTAATGCAACCATATAACTAGGTTGCATATAATGGTCAATCTTACTTGCTTTACAGCTGAAAACCCTACTGCATTGGTATGCTGCTGAATTCAAGGATCCGATGATGATGGCCGCTCCTGTGTGGTTCAGATCTTTTATATTCTGCGAGGCTCTCGTGCAGCTGCCCTTTTTCCCAATTGCAGCATACGCCTTCATGAAGGGTCAGTTGGGTTCGAATAAAACACGATAATTTGTGTTAATGATTAGTAAAATGACTTTTTAAGTGGCACacagtgacatctagtggccaATCTCTTGTGTGAGTGGCAATGGTCACATTATTCCTACTAATGGATGTATTTCTATATTGAATAGGTGGATGCAGATGGATCAGGACACCAGCAATCATTTATTCTGTTCACGTGGCAACCACTTTAATTCCTATTTTAAGTCACGTTCTGTTTCACAACTTTCCTCTGGCGCCACATCCGGGACCCCAAACTCTTCAAGAACGCCTGACCCTGGTGTCCATTTATGCTCCATACCTCATCATCCCTGTCCTGATACTGTTCACCATGCTCTTCAGTTCAACATATAACTCAACCTCTTCGAAAGGAAACTCTTCCTCAAAGTCCAAGAAACAAAGATAGAGACAGTTCATCCTTTCTATGTATTCATTCTACACTAGTCAATATTTGAGGTGGTTCAAAACCAAATGGCATTCTTCTCTTAGGACAAccttgattaacttttttgatccactctAAATGTTGACTGCTGTAGTAGTTGCTAGTAATTACATGTGGATAAATGTgattaaatatttctaatatgtgccaggatatttaataataattatatgtagCACGTACTCTATTACAAGATTTTTGATCTCATAGTAATTGTTTACCGTTATgacaacatttaaatgaaaaatatatttttatttaatcgtTCTTCAAATCTGTATGAAGTTTGTCGAATTTTAAGATTACACACTTGATGATCTAAATGATGaatgtaaacaaacaataaatgaattTGCGGAAAATATTTTGGTTGTGGTCCCATGAGGAAACAAACAGCAAGTCACAAACAGCAGTTCAAATACAAATCAtacagaaaataaacattttacctGATGTCTCATGATGGAATTATTTACAGTAACATGCAAATACTGTATTTTCCTGCTGTAAAAAAAGATCTGATTTACAAACTAATTTCcatataaatagtataaataactTTTGTTGTATATAAATAGTATTCATCTGAGATTATGATGGTTGGAAAGATTACGAATATATGCCTCCTCGAACTGGCCATGCAAAAGCACTCAATGTTAACACAATAGAGTCAGAGGTTGAGGCTGAAACAGACGTCTGTTGTCACCTATTAACTGGTTAATTCAGTTAACCTAGGTAGGGACCCTGAAATTATTAGGAAGTCACTGTAAATCAAGATGCATAGCATCACTTCTCCTGTCCAAATAGAAAGAGGAAACACTACTCTTATTTCTGCAGTATAAACTGATCGATGAATTCATTCTGCTCCGCTTCCACTTTTTGAAGTGCTTCATATTCTATTCGATACctgcaaaacaaacaataattataGTCAAGAATTAAAGaactacttcaaaaaaaaaaatactccaaCTCAGGCCATATGAGATGTAGTtaagtttgtttttaatcaacagattttgagaaatgtaacattacatcacttcctCCCCAATGGATGCACTGCagggaatgggtgccgtcagaataatagtccaaacagatgataaaaacacacagatcaagcaccgtttaaaaGTGAAACAGTCTCTAAACAAATACGTCgaaggattacttgtggattattgtttttatcatcTTTTTGGATTCTAATTGTggcggtacccattcactgcagaggatccattggtgagcaagtgatgtaaactTCTCCAATTTGTTCTGAAGAAAAAGCTAACTCATCTAGATCTTAGATGGCCTGTGGGTTAGTACAATTTGTcagcaattttacattttttggatgaacttttcctttaagagtGCAATATTCGCAGTCAGATTAGTTATAAGACTGGTTACCTTTCCAACTGCATTTTCTTTTCTGCAATCAGAGCCTGAAGCTGCTGCTGCTGAGCCTCCCGTTGCTTTTCAACTGATTTCAGCAAATTTCTTGCACCTATAGCCTGTAGAATAATAATTGCAGCAATATTATTGAACATAACACACATATACATCACTGTTCATTTAGAAAGCAAGACCATaccttcattttttcattttcggCTTCCTTCGCTAACTCATCCACAAGTTCAATAAGGCCACCTACAATTTTCTGAAACTGTCCAATTTctatttttgggaaaaaaaaaaaagaattaaaaggaTTGTTGATCTGTACTGTGAATGAAGCAAAGAATGCTGTTCAATCTGCATGAGGGGGTAAACTCCACAGTAAGATaaagaacaaaatgaaaaactCACTGTCAACAAATTCCTCGCACTCCTCTTTGAGTTCAGTGGTTTTCTGGCTCACATCAGGCTCGAGCACTCGCAGTTTATTGAGTTCATCAAAATGAAGACCAGCTTCTGCCAACGGGTCTTTAGCCATGACCAGAGGCCCCAAACCTGCCTAGCTTTAAAcaaaaatcacagaaacacacgtATCTTAAAAGAAAGAACACGTGCATCATTTAAGCTCGTTCAAACTGTCAGCCCATGTAGTGGCAAAAAACAAATACTA harbors:
- the ift20 gene encoding intraflagellar transport protein 20 homolog, with product MAKDPLAEAGLHFDELNKLRVLEPDVSQKTTELKEECEEFVDKIGQFQKIVGGLIELVDELAKEAENEKMKAIGARNLLKSVEKQREAQQQQLQALIAEKKMQLERYRIEYEALQKVEAEQNEFIDQFILQK
- the tmem97 gene encoding sigma intracellular receptor 2 yields the protein MFLRALEIIFLFYFLSHIPITLMIDLQPLLPEHLYPSKLKTLLHWYAAEFKDPMMMAAPVWFRSFIFCEALVQLPFFPIAAYAFMKGGCRWIRTPAIIYSVHVATTLIPILSHVLFHNFPLAPHPGPQTLQERLTLVSIYAPYLIIPVLILFTMLFSSTYNSTSSKGNSSSKSKKQR
- the si:ch211-167j9.5 gene encoding fibroblast growth factor receptor homolog 1 — its product is MDNNLDIGHTILICIYAVTVFFMVVLGCLCINKYRSMKKVIWELRQKRPSVPQVASQDSPPPSPNILNIPELPDRITESPLQRQPTKSSCRFPWKPPLQVPRFTKADLNLIQLIKAGREGVFYKARIMRGTCRGHSLVTCKIGKEGITSKQMENEVSIMRKLAYHKNVMQLLDWNTAEEPYMLIMEFMSYGTLRSFVQKNKDELTADPELQSQFTIASYHIALAMEHLRSKMVVHCDLALRNILVSQFPWEVKVAEFGLARDLTRMRSRRSSRKKQHKERVPLRWYPPEYFRNNYYSFKGDVWAFGIVLWEMQTFGTLPYSSLNTSEQVVYSICAGCKNTVPNTCRPEIEQIMQDCWMDPYTNRPSFTDIVKILESVVESDGDYVDVDNQRIMNAEEK